The DNA window TTGGTTATGCAACAGACCTTCGTTCACAAACACAAGGTCGTGCTTCTTACTCAATGGAACCATTGAAATATGCTGAAGCACCAGCAAATGTTGCTGCTGCAGTAATTGAAGCACGTAAATCAAAATAATTTTTATTAGAGGACTAAGTATCAGGAATGATACTTAGTCTGACAGACAATAATAAATTTATTTTATATATTATTTTCACAGCTAAAATTGTGATAGTTAAATTAAACAAAATCTATATACCATAGTGGTGTGTAGAATTAATATTAAGGAAACTTAATCGTGTCTAAAGAAAAATTTGAACGTACAAAACCGCACGTTAACGTGGGTACAATCGGCCACGTTGACCATGGAAAAACAACTTTAACTGCAGCAATTACTACTGTATTAGCAAAACACTACGGTGGTGCTGCACGTGCATTTGACCAAATTGACAATGCACCAGAAGAAAAAGCGCGTGGTATCACCATCAACACTTCACACGTTGAATACGATACCGAAACTCGCCACTATGCACACGTTGACTGTCCGGGACACGCTGACTATGTAAAAAACATGATTACTGGTGCAGCACAAATGGACGGTGCTATCTTAGTAGTAGCAGCAACTGATGGTCCTATGCCACAAACTCGTGAGCACATCTTATTAGGTCGCCAAGTAGGTGTACCATACATCATCGTATTCTTAAATAAATGCGATATGGTTGATGATGAAGAGTTATTAGAGTTAGTTGAAATGGAAGTACGTGAGCTTCTTTCTCAATATGACTTCCCGGGTGATGATTGCCCAATCGTTCGTGGTTCAGCGTTAAAAGCGTTAGAAGGCGAAGCAGAGTGGGAAGAAAAAATTCTTGAGTTAGCAAACCACTTAGACACTTACATTCCAGAGCCAGAGCGTGCGATTGACCAACCATTCTTATTACCAATTGAAGACGTATTCTCAATCTCAGGTCGTGGTACTGTAGTAACAGGCCGTGTAGAGCGTGGTATTATCCGCACGGGTGATGAAGTTGAAATCGTTGGTATCAAAGAAACTACAAAAACTACTGTAACAGGTGTAGAAATGTTCCGTAAATTACTTGACGAAGGTCGTGCAGGTGAGAACATTGGTGCATTATTACGTGGTACAAAACGTGAAGAAATCGAACGTGGTCAAGTATTAGCGAAACCGGGTTCAATCACACCACACACAGATTTTGAATCAGAAGTTTACGTATTATCAAAAGAAGAAGGTGGTCGTCACACCCCATTCTTCAAAGGTTACCGTCCACAATTCTATTTCCGTACAACTGACGTAACAGGTACGATTGAATTACCAGAAGGTGTTGAGATGGTAATGCCGGGTGATAACATCAAGATGACTGTAAGCTTAATCCACCCAATTGCGATGGATCAAGGTTTACGTTTTGCAATCCGTGAAGGCGGACGTACTGTTGGTGCGGGTGTTGTTGCTAAAATTATCAAATAATTGATATTTACAATGAATAGAAAGGGAGCTTTTAGTTCCCTTTTTTATTATTTTTTGTATATATCAAATGAGAAATATTGAAAGATTATAATAAAAAATTATTGTATAAAACTTAGCATTTATTAAGCATTTGATGATAGCTTTTTATTCTGCTTGGAAATGGATTAAAAGAAAAGAATTAAGACTTTCTTTATATAATATGAGGTAGGTGAAGTAGGTTATATTTAACTATTAATTATAACTATTTATATACAAGCGTTAATTTTTAATATGAAAGCAAAAAATAAAATGCTAAAATTTGCAGTTCTAAAAATAAGTTTATGTTATAAGCCTGAATAAGGCATTAGTCGATAGGTCAGCTATGAGTACAGAAGTTGATAAAAAGAAAATTTCACATGAGTCGGCAAGTGAAAGTAAAGGAAAAAATGGTCTATTATGGTTTTTATCTTTAGTTTTAATTGCTGTATCTGCCGTTGGTAACCTTTATTATGCTGATAGATTTTCTATAGCTATTCGTATAGTGGGAGTAGTTGTATTATTAGCAATCGCATTGTTGTTACTGGCATTCACAACACAAGGCACTAAAGCCAGAGTTTTTTTGAAAGAGTCTCGTATTGAGTTAAGGAAAATTATTTGGCCAGCACGCTCTGAGGCAACCCAAACAACTTTTATTGTAATGGGGGTAACAGTTGTTACTTCATTAATATTGTGGGGGCTAGATTCCATTATTGTTAGTTTAATTAATTTTATCACCAGTTTGAGGTTCTAAATATGAGTGAAAATTCACCTAAAAAACGTTGGTATGTGTTACAAGCTTTTTCAGGTTTTGAAGCGAGAGTAGCAATGACGTTAAAAGAATATATCAAACTGAATCAAATGGAAGAGCAGTTTGGTGAAGTTCTTGTCCCAACAGAAGAAGTTGTTGAAAATGTTGGTGGTAAACGTCGTAAGAGTGAGCGTAAATTCTTTCCTGGTTATGTTTTAGTACAAATGGAAATGAATGATGATACTTGGCATTTAGTACGCAGTGTGCCTAGAGTGTTAGGATTTATCGGTGGTACAGCAGATAAACCTGCACCAATTTCAAATAAAGAAGCGGAGCTTATTCTTAATCGTTTAGAACAAAATAGTGATAAACCAAGACCGAAAACGATGTTTCAACCAGGTGAAGAAGTCCGGGTTAAAGAAGGTCCATTTATGGACTTCAATGGTACTGTTGAAGAAGTTGATTATGAGAAAAGTCGTCTTAAAGTCTCTGTCTCTATCTTCGGGCGTGCAACACCTGTTGAATTAGAATTTAGTCAAGTAGAAAAAAATAGTTAAAGTTTATACTAAAATTTAGTCTTTAAATTTTAGTTATAATTGTTTTTTATGCTTGAAAGTTAAACGTCAATTCATTAGAATGGCGTGCTTTAAACACATCGGGAAGCCGAAAGGCGTTATACCCATAAAGAGGAAAATAAAATGGCAAAAAAAGTACAAGCCTATGTTAAGTTGCAAGTTGCAGCTGGTATGGCTAATCCTAGTCCGCCTGTTGGTCCAGCATTAGGTCAACAAGGTGTTAATATTATGGAATTCTGTAAAGCATTCAATGCTCGTACTGAGAGTATGGAAAAAGGCTTACCAATTCCTGTTGTAATTACAGTTTATGCTGACCGTTCTTTCACTTTTATTACTAAAACTCCTCCAGCTGCTGTATTGTTGAAAAAAGCAGCGGGAATTAAATCTGGTTCTGGTAAACCGAACAAAGATAAAGTGGGTAAAGTAACTCGCCAACAAGTACAAGAAATTGCAGAATTAAAAGCAGCAGATATGACTGGTGCAACTATCGAAACCAAAATGAAATCTATTGAAGGTACTGCACGTTCAATGGGCTTGGTAGTGGAGGACTAATCAATGGCTAAACTAACCAAACGCATGAAAGCAATTAAAGCAAAAGTAGATTCAACTAAGGCTTATGATATTAATGAGGCAGTTGCTTTATTAAAAGAATTAGCAACGGCTAAATTTGTTGAAAGTATTGATGTTGCTGTAAATTTAGGTATTGATGCACGTAAATCTGATCAAAATGTTCGTGGTGCAACTGTATTGCCACATGGTACAGGCCGTAGCGTGCGTGTTGCAGTATTTACTCAAGGTGCTAATGCTGAAGCAGCTAAAGAAGCTGGAGCTGATTTAGTTGGTATGGAAGACTTAGCAGAGCAAGTGAAAAAAGGTGAAATGAACTTTGATGTTGTTATTGCTTCACCTGATGCAATGCGTGTTGTCGGTCAATTAGGTCAGGTATTAGGTCCTCGTGGTTTAATGCCAAACCCGAAAGTTGGTACTGTAACATCTAATGTTGCTGAAGCTGTTAAAAATGCAAAATCTGGTCAAGTTCGTTATCGTAACGATAAAAATGGTATTATTCATACTACTATCGGTAAAGTTAACTTTGAAGCAGAACAAATCAAAGAAAATTTACAAGCTTTATTAGCGGCTTTAAATAAAGCAAAACCAACATCAGCAAAAGGTGTTTACATTAAAAAAGTAAGCCTTTCAACTACAATGGGTGCTGGTGTTGCTATCGATCAAGCTAGCCTATAAGTTATTTGCTTTACAAAGGCATAATTTGAAATTATAATTATTGCCTTTATTTTGTGTATAGTACAAATTATACCGATTTCTGGTTGGTGCTTGACCATTTCAAGCCCCATCCAAGACCGCAGGGGAAAGTAATTTTCTTAATAATCCTGCGTAGATGGTGTACAGAATAAGAACCTAATTTCTGCTTCTGGCACCGAAAGTGTCTTGATATTTTTTTATATCAAGTGTTAACAAATCTGGTTTTACCAGAGTGTATTCAGGAGCTAAAGCCAATGGCATTAAATCTTCAAGATAAACAAGCAATTGTTGCTGAAGTAAGCGAAGCTGCCAAAGGTGCCTTATCTGCTGTTGTTGCCGATTCTCGTGGTGTAACAGTAGAGAAAATGACTGAATTACGTAAATCAGCGCGTGAAGCTGGCGTTTATATGCGTGTTGTGCGTAATACTTTATTACGCCGTGCTATTGAAGGTAGCGCATTTGAATGTATGAAAGATACGTTTGTAGGTCCGACACTTATCGCATTTTCTAATGAACATCCAGGTGCAGCTGCACGTTTGTTTAAAGAATTTGCAAAAGCAAATGATAAGTTCGAAATTAAAGGCGCAGCCTTTGAAGGTGAGTTCATCGAAGCAAAAGCTATCGATCGCTTAGCAACTCTACCAACATACGAAGAAGCGATTGCACGTTTAATGGGTACAATGAAAGAAGCCGCAGCAGGCAAACTTGTACGTACTATTGCAGCAATTCGCGATCAAAAAGAAGCTGCTTAATTTTAGCAGTTCAGTATATTAAACAACTTACTTTAGGAATTGATTGTTATGTCATTAACTAACGAACAAATTATTGAAGCAATTGCTGAGAAATCAGTAATGGAAATCGTTGAACTTATTTCAGCAATGGAAGAAAAATTCGGTGTTTCTGCAGCAGCAGCGGCAGTTGCAGTAGCAGCTGGTGGTGAAGCAGCAGTTGAAGAAAAAACTGAATTTGATGTAGTATTAGCTGGTGCTGGTAGCAACAAAGTAGCTGTAATCAAAGCAGTTCGTGGTGCAACTGGTTTAGGCTTAAAAGAAGCTAAAGATTTAGTAGAATCTGCTCCAGCAACCTTAAAAGAAGGTATTTCTAAAGCTGAAGCTGAAGCTCTGAAGAAAGAGCTTGAAGACGCTGGTGCTCAAGTTGAAATTAAATAATTGAAATTATTTAAATTTTAGCAATAATGGCTGGTGGTTTTACCATCAGCCATTTTGTGCCTTTTAGAAACTGGGCTAAAAATAGCGTTAAATATCCCATTTCTTTCTTAAAATTAATAACAAGTTATATAATTTTAACTCATTGTTTTCACTAGAAAACAATCTAATAATATCAATTCTGCCACCTTGTGTATGATAAATAGGGTGTGTGGATTGCGGATCTGAACAGCAAGCAGAGGAACCCATGGTTTACTCCTATACCGAAAAAAAACGTATTCGTAAGGACTTTGGCAAGCGTCCACAAGTTCTCAATATTCCTTATTTATTAACTATCCAGTTAGACTCTTTTGAAAAATTTATTCAAAAAGATCCAGAGGGACAACAAGGTTTAGAAGCTGCATTCCGCTCAGTTTTTCCTATTGTCAGCAATAATGGTAATACCGAATTACAATATGTTGACTATAAACTGGGTGAGCCAGTCTTTGATGTTAGGGAATGTCAAATTCGAGGAACCACCTATGCTGCACCGTTACGGGTAAAATTACGTTTAGTCAGTTATGACAAGGATGCGGCACCGGGTACAGTTAAGGATATTAAAGAACAAAATGTCTATATGGGTGAGATTCCATTAATGACTGATAATGGTACTTTCGTCATCAATGGTACGGAACGTGTTATTGTTTCTCAATTACATCGTAGTCCGGGTGTGTTCTTTGATAGTGATAAAGGTAAAACACATTCATCAGGTAAAGTACTCTATAATGCACGCATTATTCCTTATCGTGGTTCTTGGTTAGACTTTGAATTTGATCCAAAAGATAATTTATTTGCACGTATAGACCGTCGTCGTAAATTACCCGCTACCATTATTTTACGTGCTTTAGGTTATACCACTGAAGAAATCTTAAATCTTTTCTTTGATAAAGTTAGTTTTGAAATTAAGAATAATAAATTATTAATGGCTTTAGTCCCAGAAAGATTACGTGGTGAAACCGCAACTTTTGATATTGAAGCAAATGGTAAAGTTTATGTTGAACGTGGTCGTCGTATTACAGCACGCCATATTCGTCAATTAGAAAAAGATAATATTAATCAGGTAGAAGTACCAACTGAATATATTATTGGTAAAGTTGCAGCTAAAGAGTATGTTAATTTAGAAACAGGTGAATTAATTTGTCCTGCAAATGGTGAACTTAGTTTAGATATTTTAGCTAATTTAAGTCAGGCAGGTTATAAAGTTATTGAAACCTTATTTACCAATGATCTTGACCATGGGGCTTATATTTCAGAAACATTACGTATTGATCCATCATATGATCGTTTAAGTGCGTTAGTTGAAATTTATCGTATGATGCGTCCTGGTGAGCCACCAACAAAAGAAGCTGCAGAAGCATTATTTGAGAATTTATTCTTCTCATCAGAACGCTATGACCTATCAGTAGTAGGTCGTATGAAATTTAATCGTTCATTAGATATTCCAGCAGGAGAAGGTGCTGGGATTTTAAGTAATGACGATATTATTCGTGTTATGAAAAAACTGATCGATATTCGTAACGGTCGTGGTGAAGTAGATGATATTGACCATTTAGGTAACCGTCGCATTCGTTCAGTAGGTGAAATGGCTGAAAATCAATTCCGTATTGGTTTAGTTAGAGTGGAGAGAGCAGTAAAAGAACGTCTTTCATTAGGTGATCTTGAATCTGTTACACCTCAAGACTTAATTAATGCGAAACCAATCTCTGCCGCAGTTAAAGAATTCTTTGGATCATCACAATTA is part of the Mergibacter septicus genome and encodes:
- the tuf gene encoding elongation factor Tu — protein: MSKEKFERTKPHVNVGTIGHVDHGKTTLTAAITTVLAKHYGGAARAFDQIDNAPEEKARGITINTSHVEYDTETRHYAHVDCPGHADYVKNMITGAAQMDGAILVVAATDGPMPQTREHILLGRQVGVPYIIVFLNKCDMVDDEELLELVEMEVRELLSQYDFPGDDCPIVRGSALKALEGEAEWEEKILELANHLDTYIPEPERAIDQPFLLPIEDVFSISGRGTVVTGRVERGIIRTGDEVEIVGIKETTKTTVTGVEMFRKLLDEGRAGENIGALLRGTKREEIERGQVLAKPGSITPHTDFESEVYVLSKEEGGRHTPFFKGYRPQFYFRTTDVTGTIELPEGVEMVMPGDNIKMTVSLIHPIAMDQGLRFAIREGGRTVGAGVVAKIIK
- the secE gene encoding preprotein translocase subunit SecE, which produces MSTEVDKKKISHESASESKGKNGLLWFLSLVLIAVSAVGNLYYADRFSIAIRIVGVVVLLAIALLLLAFTTQGTKARVFLKESRIELRKIIWPARSEATQTTFIVMGVTVVTSLILWGLDSIIVSLINFITSLRF
- the nusG gene encoding transcription termination/antitermination protein NusG translates to MSENSPKKRWYVLQAFSGFEARVAMTLKEYIKLNQMEEQFGEVLVPTEEVVENVGGKRRKSERKFFPGYVLVQMEMNDDTWHLVRSVPRVLGFIGGTADKPAPISNKEAELILNRLEQNSDKPRPKTMFQPGEEVRVKEGPFMDFNGTVEEVDYEKSRLKVSVSIFGRATPVELEFSQVEKNS
- the rplK gene encoding 50S ribosomal protein L11, translated to MAKKVQAYVKLQVAAGMANPSPPVGPALGQQGVNIMEFCKAFNARTESMEKGLPIPVVITVYADRSFTFITKTPPAAVLLKKAAGIKSGSGKPNKDKVGKVTRQQVQEIAELKAADMTGATIETKMKSIEGTARSMGLVVED
- the rplA gene encoding 50S ribosomal protein L1 codes for the protein MAKLTKRMKAIKAKVDSTKAYDINEAVALLKELATAKFVESIDVAVNLGIDARKSDQNVRGATVLPHGTGRSVRVAVFTQGANAEAAKEAGADLVGMEDLAEQVKKGEMNFDVVIASPDAMRVVGQLGQVLGPRGLMPNPKVGTVTSNVAEAVKNAKSGQVRYRNDKNGIIHTTIGKVNFEAEQIKENLQALLAALNKAKPTSAKGVYIKKVSLSTTMGAGVAIDQASL
- the rplJ gene encoding 50S ribosomal protein L10 — its product is MALNLQDKQAIVAEVSEAAKGALSAVVADSRGVTVEKMTELRKSAREAGVYMRVVRNTLLRRAIEGSAFECMKDTFVGPTLIAFSNEHPGAAARLFKEFAKANDKFEIKGAAFEGEFIEAKAIDRLATLPTYEEAIARLMGTMKEAAAGKLVRTIAAIRDQKEAA
- the rplL gene encoding 50S ribosomal protein L7/L12 translates to MSLTNEQIIEAIAEKSVMEIVELISAMEEKFGVSAAAAAVAVAAGGEAAVEEKTEFDVVLAGAGSNKVAVIKAVRGATGLGLKEAKDLVESAPATLKEGISKAEAEALKKELEDAGAQVEIK